A portion of the uncultured Bacteroides sp. genome contains these proteins:
- a CDS encoding RagB/SusD family nutrient uptake outer membrane protein, giving the protein MKRIYLISTFVLGTSLGLLSCSDYLDMTPTNEASDKLVWSSVSKAELVVNSFYHYTAYFGNYNEGQCKAGMTEGLTDLIKYGDANYNAYRYVPNELSYGESSVLTANYVSVYLGNWSTVYEYVRRVNEALYNLDKYGSFSSEETLRLESELRFFRGMLYFDLVKRYKEVIIYDKDMSKIQANTALSTESQGWDFVEADLNYAGEHLQKNVQANGRVTSGAAYALLSRAMLYAERWDKAKAAAEEVFSMKLYSLTGNYADAFKSNSSEAIWEYDYNATNKVYHSWDNFYAPGGDKTLDGNGQVSGLATPTQEMVESYEYAKVGGFPDWSKWHTLTGTEEMPPYTQLEPRFQAAVLYNGSTWKNRTIESYVGGVDGWCTWKVEKDANGRTTTGYFLKKLVDETHHFTTSQYCESPWIAIRYAEVLLNYAEACCKTSDPTNANKAIKEIRNRVGLPYSDKSGDALMAAIRQERKVEFSCEGLYYWDMRRWKLSKDAFTGTRRHGLKIEKNANGTFKYTYVEVDDKDLNFPAKMYQCPLPSDEINGNKLVNQYTEWQ; this is encoded by the coding sequence ATGAAAAGAATATATTTGATAAGTACATTCGTTCTTGGAACATCACTTGGTTTACTTTCGTGCAGTGATTATTTGGATATGACACCGACGAATGAGGCTTCCGATAAACTAGTGTGGAGTTCGGTGAGTAAAGCTGAACTAGTCGTAAATAGCTTCTATCATTATACTGCTTACTTTGGAAATTACAATGAAGGACAGTGTAAGGCTGGTATGACAGAGGGGCTAACAGATCTGATAAAATATGGTGATGCTAATTATAATGCTTATAGATATGTGCCCAATGAATTGTCTTATGGCGAATCTTCTGTGCTGACAGCTAACTATGTAAGTGTATATTTGGGAAATTGGAGTACTGTTTATGAATATGTACGTCGGGTAAACGAAGCATTATATAATTTGGATAAGTATGGTAGTTTTTCCTCGGAAGAGACTCTTCGTCTTGAATCAGAACTTCGGTTTTTTAGAGGAATGCTCTATTTTGATTTGGTGAAGCGCTACAAAGAAGTGATCATTTACGATAAGGATATGTCTAAGATTCAGGCAAATACGGCTTTGAGTACTGAATCACAAGGCTGGGATTTTGTAGAAGCTGATCTGAATTATGCAGGTGAACATCTTCAGAAAAATGTCCAAGCAAATGGTCGTGTGACAAGTGGAGCTGCTTATGCATTGTTATCACGGGCCATGTTGTATGCTGAACGATGGGATAAAGCAAAAGCGGCGGCTGAAGAAGTCTTTAGTATGAAGCTTTATTCCTTGACGGGAAATTATGCAGATGCTTTTAAATCGAATAGTAGCGAAGCTATCTGGGAATATGATTATAATGCTACCAATAAGGTTTACCACTCATGGGATAACTTCTATGCTCCCGGTGGAGATAAAACTTTAGATGGCAACGGGCAAGTGAGCGGTTTGGCTACACCTACACAAGAAATGGTCGAATCTTACGAATATGCAAAAGTCGGTGGTTTCCCTGATTGGTCTAAATGGCACACGCTAACAGGAACAGAAGAGATGCCTCCTTATACTCAATTAGAACCTCGTTTTCAGGCAGCAGTGCTTTATAACGGTTCTACTTGGAAAAATCGCACGATTGAATCCTATGTAGGCGGTGTTGATGGTTGGTGTACATGGAAAGTAGAGAAGGATGCCAATGGACGGACTACTACAGGGTATTTCCTTAAAAAACTGGTTGATGAAACTCATCATTTTACTACCTCTCAATATTGTGAATCACCATGGATTGCTATTCGTTATGCGGAAGTATTGCTTAATTATGCTGAGGCTTGTTGTAAGACCAGTGATCCTACTAATGCAAATAAAGCTATAAAAGAGATTCGCAATCGAGTCGGCCTTCCTTATTCAGATAAGAGTGGTGATGCTTTGATGGCTGCTATTCGTCAGGAACGAAAGGTGGAATTCTCTTGTGAAGGCTTATACTATTGGGATATGCGTCGTTGGAAATTATCTAAGGATGCGTTTACAGGCACTCGCAGGCATGGTTTGAAAATTGAGAAAAATGCGAATGGGACCTTTAAATATACGTATGTGGAAGTAGATGACAAAGATCTCAATTTCCCGGCAAAGATGTATCAGTGTCCATTGCCAAGTGATGAAATAAATGGCAATAAGCTAGTGAATCAATACACCGAGTGGCAATAA
- a CDS encoding DUF5018 domain-containing protein, with protein MKRSILYLLGILACFSACQDPEEVAPDTSRQGLTSLTAVFTTGQYKESEAVSYKISAEESTGDRFVIPVPWFFPESSDNETTENMTTMRVKAELNNNYTISPKLTVLDLTKDNYFTLTAPDGSSRKICITGARTKSSACQLITFGLKEPELSGVIDQTNKMVSLISADDLSSYLADFEVSAHATISPDPSTVALNYNESVKLTVTAHNGTTKQEYIVKKNIPQKIAYGFNAESLEQIFNIDATNILGIPYQSTNAPTMGAINNQLVVCMGDGTIPMYFNRITGVKLGTINLGSAKAASVTSDEANHLLICNHPSGGEVCNIYTTSSVTQVPTLFYSFTNSAGLPMGSKMKVIGDVKNDAVIIITNEGVDGVTKSSKFTRLVVKGGVIQTPEVVDITATGLAWGSAPVNSTTVVPASTNVSDGSFLSYYDANVFTYLNGTNAVATQLSNPSGNSWGQNQNCLDSKAFNNANYVALFLVSHFPHWGIGPVLYMYDVTDKSKLTGNISTSPALVLSNENLNWYQASTTDTASGDVLIAPTADGFKLYVYYYDNNSGTIGAYVADCIKK; from the coding sequence ATGAAAAGAAGTATATTATATCTATTAGGAATATTGGCATGTTTCTCTGCTTGCCAGGATCCCGAAGAAGTAGCCCCGGACACTTCTAGACAAGGCCTTACAAGTCTTACTGCTGTGTTTACTACCGGTCAGTATAAAGAATCGGAAGCGGTGAGCTATAAGATTTCAGCGGAAGAATCAACTGGAGATAGATTTGTGATTCCGGTTCCCTGGTTTTTCCCGGAAAGTAGTGACAATGAAACGACTGAAAACATGACGACAATGCGTGTTAAGGCGGAATTGAACAACAATTATACTATTAGCCCGAAGCTAACAGTTCTTGATTTAACGAAAGATAACTATTTTACGCTGACTGCACCCGATGGCTCTTCAAGAAAGATTTGTATTACGGGTGCACGTACTAAGTCATCTGCTTGCCAACTGATTACGTTTGGATTGAAAGAACCAGAACTATCCGGAGTAATTGACCAGACAAATAAAATGGTATCTCTTATTTCTGCAGACGATTTATCTTCATACTTAGCCGACTTCGAAGTGTCTGCACATGCGACTATTTCTCCCGATCCAAGTACTGTTGCTTTAAACTATAATGAATCGGTAAAACTGACTGTAACAGCACACAATGGAACCACGAAGCAAGAGTATATAGTTAAGAAGAATATTCCTCAAAAGATAGCATACGGTTTTAATGCTGAGAGCTTGGAACAAATCTTTAATATTGATGCTACAAACATATTGGGTATTCCATATCAATCAACTAATGCTCCGACAATGGGAGCTATTAATAATCAATTAGTCGTTTGCATGGGTGATGGAACAATTCCAATGTATTTTAACCGTATCACAGGCGTTAAACTCGGAACCATCAATTTGGGAAGTGCTAAAGCTGCGAGTGTAACAAGTGATGAAGCCAATCATTTGTTGATCTGCAATCATCCATCAGGAGGTGAAGTTTGCAATATTTATACCACCTCTTCTGTCACACAAGTACCTACGTTATTCTATTCATTTACAAATTCGGCAGGTCTACCAATGGGCTCGAAAATGAAAGTAATTGGGGATGTGAAGAATGATGCTGTTATTATTATCACCAATGAAGGAGTCGACGGGGTTACGAAGTCAAGTAAGTTTACGCGTCTTGTAGTGAAGGGCGGTGTTATTCAAACACCCGAAGTTGTGGATATTACTGCTACCGGTTTGGCATGGGGAAGTGCCCCTGTCAATAGTACGACTGTAGTACCTGCTTCAACAAATGTGAGTGATGGGTCTTTCCTCTCTTACTATGACGCGAATGTCTTTACTTATCTCAATGGTACGAATGCTGTTGCCACCCAACTGAGTAATCCATCTGGAAATAGTTGGGGACAAAACCAGAATTGTCTCGATTCTAAAGCATTTAATAATGCCAATTATGTTGCTTTGTTCCTTGTAAGCCATTTCCCTCATTGGGGTATTGGGCCAGTGTTGTACATGTATGATGTTACGGATAAGAGTAAACTAACAGGCAATATTTCAACTTCTCCGGCATTAGTACTTTCGAACGAGAACTTGAATTGGTATCAAGCGTCAACAACAGATACGGCTTCCGGTGATGTGTTGATAGCTCCTACAGCAGATGGTTTCAAATTATATGTGTATTATTATGATAATAATAGTGGAACTATTGGAGCTTATGTTGCAGATTGTATTAAAAAATAA
- a CDS encoding phosphodiester glycosidase family protein: MKKIYSLLGTILLCLCTSACSDDNDGIPEWPWNDNQTEEPTEANPDIVKLGWTNVGTTYGELPAYMNVYKSPEMLREKKAIAYIVVADMNKATFNVWGDVSYSDAAKGHGSATVKTPSEIYTGENLPVIINGGLFFWDNSSVASGFYYSQSLAIRDSKLLSPNQNYYSEDWKTLWYPTIGAFCQMADGSFKTTWTYYTSAGINYSYPQPADNAISKDPLGIPSADFPEGASELKAKTGIGGASVLLRDGVIKNTYVQEMLDVSAASNQPRSAIGTTQDKKMIIFACEGREATVGIAGLTTADVAEVMKALGCVEALNLDGGGSTCLLINGKETIKPCNEGNAQRKILTAVTLK, encoded by the coding sequence ATGAAAAAGATATATTCTCTATTGGGAACTATTTTATTATGTCTATGTACTTCCGCTTGTAGTGACGATAATGATGGTATTCCGGAGTGGCCATGGAATGATAATCAAACGGAAGAACCTACTGAAGCTAATCCTGATATTGTGAAATTGGGTTGGACGAATGTTGGGACTACTTATGGCGAATTGCCAGCGTATATGAATGTCTACAAATCTCCTGAAATGTTGAGGGAGAAGAAGGCAATTGCTTATATTGTTGTTGCAGATATGAACAAGGCAACTTTTAATGTATGGGGTGATGTAAGCTACTCTGATGCGGCTAAGGGGCATGGCTCTGCTACTGTAAAAACCCCATCGGAAATTTATACGGGTGAGAATCTGCCGGTCATTATCAATGGAGGTCTTTTTTTCTGGGATAACTCATCTGTAGCAAGCGGCTTTTATTATTCTCAAAGTTTGGCTATTCGCGATAGTAAGTTGCTATCACCAAATCAAAATTATTATTCAGAAGACTGGAAAACGTTATGGTATCCTACTATTGGTGCTTTCTGTCAGATGGCAGATGGTTCTTTTAAAACCACATGGACTTACTATACTAGTGCCGGTATCAATTATAGCTATCCGCAACCAGCAGATAATGCTATTTCCAAAGATCCTTTAGGTATTCCATCAGCTGATTTTCCTGAAGGAGCTAGCGAGTTGAAGGCAAAAACAGGTATTGGTGGTGCGTCTGTATTGTTACGTGATGGCGTAATTAAGAATACTTATGTACAGGAAATGTTGGATGTCTCTGCTGCTTCTAATCAGCCTCGTTCAGCTATTGGTACCACACAAGATAAGAAGATGATCATTTTTGCTTGTGAGGGACGTGAAGCAACAGTGGGCATCGCCGGACTTACTACAGCTGATGTAGCTGAGGTTATGAAAGCGTTAGGATGCGTAGAAGCCCTTAACTTGGATGGAGGTGGTTCTACTTGCTTGCTTATTAATGGTAAAGAAACGATTAAACCATGTAATGAGGGTAATGCACAACGTAAAATTCTCACTGCGGTAACATTGAAATAA
- a CDS encoding alpha amylase family protein: MNRIYKIAFVFLLGVLAFTACKEDNDGIPAWPWNDDSTAAKPRYIWIDAAANFSDYANSRDNIVRDLTKAKETGFTDIVVDVRPSMGDVLFQTSVTEQVKKLDVWEGSIYTYYERTATWDYLQAFIDVGHGLGLKVHAAINTFIGGNKYPYGLGEQGLLFRDASKKEWATTLNLESGLANVMDVSDDSYGTKFLNPANDDVQAYLLALLGDLAKYDVDGIFLDRCRYDNLVSDFSSVTKTKFEQYIGESIANFPSDVMLPGTTSLPNAKPKYFKKWLEFRAKTIHDFVVKAHDKVKSVNSNIQFGVYVGGWYSTYYESGVNWASPSYDTSVAYPEWATENYKNYGYADHLDFLLLGAYASADKVYGSTEWTTQGFCQQAKDKFAGDVKFAGGPDVGNWTVPAGTNLSNAVTTTVDACINSSDGYFVFDIIHVKKYDYWDELKTGIDAYLKTVE; the protein is encoded by the coding sequence ATGAATAGAATTTATAAAATAGCGTTTGTCTTCTTGTTAGGGGTGCTAGCCTTTACTGCTTGTAAAGAAGACAATGATGGTATCCCTGCATGGCCATGGAATGATGACTCTACAGCGGCAAAACCTCGCTATATTTGGATTGATGCTGCTGCTAATTTTTCTGATTATGCTAATAGCCGTGATAATATAGTACGAGATCTGACGAAGGCAAAAGAGACCGGTTTTACCGATATTGTAGTTGATGTACGCCCTTCAATGGGAGATGTGCTCTTTCAGACATCTGTGACTGAGCAGGTGAAGAAACTGGATGTATGGGAGGGGAGTATATATACTTACTATGAACGGACGGCAACGTGGGATTATTTACAGGCATTCATTGATGTAGGGCATGGCCTCGGGCTAAAAGTTCATGCTGCAATTAATACTTTCATCGGCGGAAATAAATATCCATATGGATTGGGTGAGCAGGGGTTATTATTTCGTGATGCATCCAAGAAAGAATGGGCTACTACTTTGAATTTAGAGAGTGGGCTCGCTAATGTGATGGATGTTAGCGATGATAGTTATGGGACGAAGTTTCTTAATCCTGCAAATGATGATGTACAGGCCTATCTGTTAGCTCTATTGGGTGATTTAGCTAAATATGATGTAGATGGAATCTTTCTTGATCGTTGCCGCTATGATAATTTAGTAAGTGACTTTTCCAGTGTTACAAAAACCAAATTTGAGCAATATATAGGAGAGAGTATTGCTAATTTTCCTAGTGATGTAATGCTACCTGGAACTACTTCATTGCCTAATGCAAAACCTAAATATTTCAAAAAGTGGCTTGAGTTTCGGGCAAAAACGATACATGACTTTGTTGTTAAAGCTCATGATAAAGTAAAAAGCGTAAATAGCAATATCCAATTTGGCGTTTATGTTGGTGGTTGGTATTCTACTTATTATGAATCGGGTGTGAATTGGGCAAGCCCTAGTTACGACACCTCGGTTGCATACCCGGAATGGGCTACAGAGAACTATAAGAATTATGGTTATGCTGATCATCTTGACTTTTTATTATTGGGCGCTTATGCATCTGCTGATAAAGTTTATGGAAGTACGGAGTGGACTACGCAAGGCTTTTGTCAACAAGCGAAAGATAAATTTGCAGGAGATGTGAAATTTGCCGGTGGTCCCGATGTAGGTAACTGGACTGTTCCTGCAGGTACAAACTTGAGTAATGCTGTAACTACTACAGTAGATGCATGTATCAATTCTAGTGATGGTTATTTTGTTTTTGATATTATTCATGTGAAAAAATATGATTATTGGGATGAACTTAAGACTGGCATTGACGCTTATTTGAAAACAGTAGAATAG
- a CDS encoding ADP-ribosylglycohydrolase family protein produces MEDKVSGAWAGKMIGVMYGREMEFKALGKIYDGDIPWMPQLVEKSLVEDDIYGQLSFMMTLERYGLNAPVKQLAINFANAAFPLCHANLQARKNIFDGVMPPLSGSPQYSMHSDDIDFQIESDFIGFMNPGMPQSSNLMCDSIGRIMAYGDGLYGGMFVVAMHTMAYFDNDVMTIVKSALKVIPSESTYAQCIQDVVNGYIANPNDWEKTWTLIQNKWGYDDVCIPFHDFDIDAKLNGAFVAIGLLYGNGDFEKTMQITIRCGQDTDCNTANVAAVLGIIHGYSGIPDCLKSYIPEIADKPFLHTDYSYHKAVSQTLFFIKENIVTNGGKIGKDFYKVKVQEPTFRGKLERSYPNAYMNKQIQVKDISKDAFKGDWSDFVYGDGDPDLYKVANAPGDSFELKFNGTGISLLGSWNVDGGRADVYVDGKFIKQIDVYYREEAGKYDVNRAHIFHLLGLSRGEHVLRLVVSKENNPVSSGHKIWLQRAIVFANNKNQMN; encoded by the coding sequence ATGGAAGATAAAGTGTCAGGAGCTTGGGCCGGGAAAATGATTGGTGTGATGTATGGTCGTGAAATGGAATTTAAGGCATTAGGGAAAATCTACGATGGTGATATTCCATGGATGCCACAGCTCGTAGAGAAATCTCTTGTTGAGGATGATATCTATGGTCAGTTAAGTTTTATGATGACACTGGAAAGGTATGGATTAAATGCTCCGGTGAAGCAGTTGGCTATCAATTTTGCCAATGCTGCTTTTCCCTTATGCCATGCGAACTTGCAAGCTCGCAAGAATATTTTTGATGGTGTAATGCCACCATTATCAGGTTCCCCTCAGTACAGTATGCATTCAGATGATATCGATTTCCAGATAGAATCAGATTTTATTGGCTTTATGAATCCGGGTATGCCTCAGTCTTCAAATTTGATGTGCGATAGCATTGGACGTATTATGGCTTATGGAGATGGTCTGTATGGTGGAATGTTTGTGGTAGCAATGCACACGATGGCTTACTTTGATAATGATGTAATGACTATCGTGAAAAGTGCTTTGAAGGTAATTCCGAGTGAGAGTACTTATGCGCAATGTATTCAAGATGTAGTAAATGGATATATAGCAAATCCCAATGATTGGGAGAAGACGTGGACTTTGATTCAGAATAAATGGGGATATGATGATGTTTGCATCCCGTTTCACGATTTCGATATTGATGCGAAGCTGAATGGAGCATTTGTGGCAATTGGACTATTATATGGCAATGGAGATTTTGAGAAAACGATGCAGATAACCATACGTTGTGGTCAGGACACAGATTGTAATACTGCAAATGTAGCTGCTGTTTTAGGAATAATACATGGTTATTCAGGAATTCCGGATTGCTTGAAATCATATATTCCGGAGATTGCAGATAAACCTTTTCTGCACACGGATTATTCGTATCATAAGGCAGTGTCTCAGACTTTATTTTTTATAAAAGAGAATATTGTAACTAATGGAGGAAAAATAGGGAAAGATTTCTATAAAGTAAAAGTACAAGAACCTACCTTTAGAGGTAAGTTAGAAAGATCGTATCCAAATGCTTATATGAATAAGCAGATTCAGGTAAAGGATATTTCTAAAGATGCTTTTAAAGGAGATTGGAGTGATTTTGTATACGGAGATGGAGATCCTGATTTATATAAAGTGGCAAATGCACCTGGTGATTCTTTTGAGTTAAAATTTAATGGAACTGGCATTTCATTGCTTGGGAGTTGGAATGTTGATGGTGGACGAGCGGATGTATATGTAGATGGAAAATTCATAAAGCAAATAGATGTTTACTATAGAGAGGAGGCCGGGAAATATGATGTTAATAGAGCACATATTTTTCATCTGTTAGGATTATCCCGCGGTGAACATGTTTTGAGATTAGTGGTGTCTAAAGAGAACAACCCGGTATCATCCGGGCATAAAATCTGGTTGCAAAGGGCAATTGTGTTTGCAAACAACAAAAATCAAATGAATTAA
- a CDS encoding calcineurin-like phosphoesterase family protein, producing MHEIGKKVNKLLLLFFLGFSLNLTAQVNIISGKVFCRGKGLQGVTVSDGCHCVSTDKTGGYKIPICGDSRFVYISTPSGYTVGTQNTIPQFYKELDPTKQQNYDFELQTNSKDETSHIFIVQADVQLTSKEELESYKAVLADCRQFLNNHSNNDVFGVDCGDIVGDSPSLYPDYIKASNTLNIPIYRAIGNHDMDYYGRSFETSYKTFEGYFGPTCYSFNKGQAHYVVINNNFYIGRDYFYMGYVNEKTLSWLEEDLSSIPKGSLVFLMMHIPSRLQDKQEPFQYNYSMIADQTVNAAALHALLKPYNAHIISGHMHYNLNLIYSDSLMEHNTAAVCGTWWRADVCLDGTPRGYGVYEVSGNKVKWYYKGSGFPKEHQFRVYAAGSSDEYPDDIIVNVWNWDGRWKVQWLEDGKLMGEMIRYTGFDPYAKKLCSDKQKMIYDWISPVPTGHLFHATPHNEHSKIEIKVTDGFGNVYAQALN from the coding sequence ATGCATGAAATAGGAAAGAAAGTAAATAAATTACTCCTCTTGTTCTTTCTTGGATTTAGTTTGAATCTGACGGCTCAGGTGAACATCATCTCTGGGAAAGTATTCTGTCGGGGAAAAGGTTTGCAAGGAGTTACCGTAAGTGATGGCTGTCACTGCGTGTCAACAGATAAGACTGGTGGGTATAAAATACCTATATGCGGAGATAGCCGATTTGTATATATATCTACTCCTTCGGGCTATACTGTGGGTACACAAAATACTATTCCGCAATTTTATAAAGAACTTGATCCTACCAAACAACAAAATTACGATTTTGAATTGCAGACAAACTCAAAGGATGAAACAAGTCATATTTTTATTGTTCAGGCAGATGTGCAGCTCACATCAAAAGAAGAACTGGAGAGTTATAAGGCTGTTTTGGCCGATTGTAGACAATTTCTGAATAATCACTCTAATAATGATGTGTTCGGAGTGGATTGTGGAGACATTGTTGGTGATTCCCCATCACTTTACCCTGATTATATTAAAGCGTCAAATACTTTAAATATTCCTATCTATAGAGCAATAGGTAATCATGATATGGATTATTATGGGCGATCTTTTGAAACCTCATATAAAACATTCGAAGGATATTTTGGTCCCACTTGCTATTCTTTTAATAAAGGGCAGGCGCATTATGTGGTTATCAATAATAACTTTTATATTGGTCGCGACTATTTCTATATGGGGTATGTGAATGAGAAGACACTTTCTTGGTTAGAAGAAGATCTTTCTTCTATTCCAAAAGGCTCTCTGGTCTTTTTGATGATGCACATACCCTCTCGTTTGCAGGATAAGCAAGAACCGTTTCAATATAATTATAGTATGATAGCTGACCAAACGGTAAATGCAGCAGCTTTGCATGCTCTCTTGAAACCGTATAACGCCCATATTATAAGTGGGCATATGCATTATAATCTCAACCTTATTTATAGTGATAGTTTGATGGAGCACAATACTGCGGCTGTGTGTGGTACATGGTGGCGAGCTGATGTTTGTTTGGATGGAACTCCTCGTGGATATGGTGTTTATGAAGTTTCAGGTAATAAAGTAAAGTGGTATTATAAAGGTTCCGGTTTTCCTAAAGAACACCAATTTCGGGTATATGCAGCCGGAAGTTCGGATGAGTATCCTGATGATATTATAGTAAATGTCTGGAACTGGGATGGACGTTGGAAAGTCCAGTGGTTGGAAGATGGCAAGTTGATGGGAGAAATGATACGATATACAGGCTTTGATCCATATGCCAAGAAACTTTGTTCGGATAAACAAAAGATGATTTATGATTGGATATCTCCGGTTCCTACCGGACATTTATTTCATGCAACACCTCATAATGAACATTCGAAAATTGAAATTAAGGTTACAGACGGTTTTGGAAATGTATATGCTCAGGCACTAAACTAA
- a CDS encoding DUF5009 domain-containing protein, with amino-acid sequence MNNRAFSLDALRGYAIATMILSATICEGILPGWMYHAQVPPPDHVFDPSRYGITWVDLIFPFFLFAMGAAFPFSIGSKHNKGTGTLNLVIHSLLRGVKLTFFAIFIQQMYVWGSSSSQDALTSLCMLAVFILLNCMFVRFPWEMPKWMHVALEIVAYIVGTIMMITVSSSDGHSFDPMHSDIIILILANMAIFGSLAYLFTLHNRWARIAILPFIMGILLSSSTEGSWAQAVMEYSPASWMYQFTYLKYLFIVIPGSIAGEYLYDWIKTRNSDDFVYDQSKRLPFILLICIGIIVLNVYALYMRYLVFNLVGTAVLLALLWYLLKGVGTNISFWRKLFVAGAYLLVLGLFFEAFEGGIRKDYSTYSYYFVTSGLAFIAMIALSIMSDIYRWKKLTLPFEMVGQNPMVAYVAANLVVMPTLHLLGIADYLSFFYQNAWLGFLRGIIITMLAMLVAMFFTKIKWFWRT; translated from the coding sequence ATGAATAATCGTGCTTTCTCCTTAGACGCACTGCGTGGTTATGCGATTGCAACCATGATTCTTTCTGCTACCATTTGTGAGGGAATATTACCCGGGTGGATGTATCATGCCCAGGTTCCTCCTCCCGATCATGTTTTTGATCCTTCCAGATACGGAATAACTTGGGTCGATCTCATCTTTCCATTTTTCTTATTCGCCATGGGAGCTGCCTTCCCATTCTCTATAGGAAGTAAGCATAATAAAGGAACCGGGACTTTGAATCTTGTTATTCATAGTTTACTGCGGGGAGTGAAGCTGACGTTCTTTGCTATATTCATTCAACAGATGTATGTTTGGGGATCCTCATCCTCCCAAGATGCCCTAACCTCTTTGTGTATGCTGGCAGTCTTTATTTTGTTGAATTGCATGTTTGTACGTTTCCCATGGGAGATGCCTAAATGGATGCATGTTGCATTGGAGATTGTAGCCTATATTGTTGGTACGATTATGATGATTACCGTTTCCTCTTCTGATGGACACTCTTTTGACCCGATGCATAGCGATATCATCATTTTAATACTAGCTAATATGGCTATTTTCGGTTCGTTAGCATATCTGTTCACGTTGCATAATCGGTGGGCGCGCATTGCTATACTTCCTTTTATTATGGGCATTCTACTAAGTAGTTCAACCGAAGGTTCATGGGCGCAGGCAGTGATGGAGTATTCACCTGCTTCTTGGATGTATCAATTTACCTATCTAAAATATTTGTTTATCGTTATTCCCGGTTCCATTGCCGGCGAATACCTATATGACTGGATTAAAACGAGAAATTCAGATGATTTTGTATACGATCAATCTAAAAGACTTCCGTTTATACTGCTTATCTGCATTGGGATAATTGTACTCAATGTGTATGCGCTTTATATGAGATACCTCGTGTTCAATCTTGTAGGAACAGCTGTACTATTGGCTCTGCTTTGGTATTTACTAAAAGGTGTAGGTACTAATATCTCTTTTTGGCGCAAGCTTTTTGTTGCAGGTGCTTACCTGCTAGTTTTAGGCCTTTTCTTTGAAGCTTTTGAGGGAGGTATTCGCAAAGATTATTCTACTTACAGCTACTATTTTGTAACATCAGGATTGGCTTTTATAGCGATGATTGCCCTTTCTATCATGAGTGATATTTATCGTTGGAAAAAGTTGACTTTACCATTCGAGATGGTTGGGCAAAATCCGATGGTAGCTTACGTAGCTGCTAATTTAGTGGTTATGCCAACTCTGCATCTACTTGGCATAGCAGATTATCTCTCGTTCTTTTATCAGAATGCGTGGTTGGGTTTTCTGAGAGGAATCATTATCACTATGCTTGCAATGCTGGTTGCCATGTTCTTTACAAAGATAAAATGGTTCTGGCGCACTTGA